Proteins from a single region of Leptospira brenneri:
- a CDS encoding potassium-transporting ATPase subunit C, producing MKSKETSNQLEIAIRFFFLSLLAFGFLYPLAVTGISRTIFPSQVEGSLLLLNGKVVGSELFSQSLHSPILFRYRPSAASFNTLPSGASNLSPTSLDLKTKVEERKKELNDLGMNTEECSELMYASASGLDPHISTRCAYEQTKWISRQTKIPIETLNKLVLKYTEYPLFGFIGRERVNVTKLNLEWKQLIHE from the coding sequence ATGAAATCAAAGGAAACATCCAATCAGTTGGAAATTGCGATCAGGTTCTTTTTTCTATCCTTACTTGCGTTTGGTTTTTTGTATCCACTTGCTGTCACTGGTATCTCTCGGACCATCTTTCCATCGCAAGTGGAAGGGAGTTTGTTGTTGCTGAATGGAAAAGTGGTTGGTTCTGAACTATTTTCGCAGTCACTGCATTCACCGATTTTGTTTCGGTATCGTCCCAGTGCCGCTAGTTTTAACACCTTACCGAGTGGGGCCTCTAATTTGAGTCCCACTAGTTTGGATTTAAAGACGAAGGTAGAAGAAAGAAAAAAAGAATTAAACGACTTAGGAATGAATACAGAAGAATGTTCGGAACTCATGTATGCTTCCGCTTCTGGACTGGATCCACATATTTCGACTCGTTGCGCTTATGAACAAACAAAATGGATTAGCAGACAAACCAAAATACCTATAGAAACTTTAAATAAATTAGTTCTTAAATATACGGAATATCCATTGTTTGGGTTTATCGGTCGGGAACGAGTGAACGTAACAAAATTAAATTTAGAATGGAAACAATTGATCCATGAATGA
- the kdpB gene encoding potassium-transporting ATPase subunit KdpB: protein MNTQNLISKELLRISFWNALQKFSPKNAFSNPVMATVWIGTLILFVQILYYAFLGTSLQRELPIFFWLVLTLFFANFAESVAEGRGKARADSLRKTRSSTISKKVESIGSQSYIEVPSTDLKINDIVLVNAGDSIPGDGEVVLGIASVDESAVTGESAPVIRESGGDRSAVTGGTKVISDHLYIRITSKPGESFIDKMIAMIEGATRQKTPNEIALGIVLFALTILFFLGVLSLVPISSFVGKQLGENWDFSFSIWLALFVCLIPTTIAALLSAIGISGMERLIRCNVIAKSGKAVEAAGDIHVLLLDKTGTITLGNREAHRFYPSQGITEEQLADAAQLSSLSDETPEGRSIVVLAKQKYAIRERNLKSLDVNWIPFSASTRMSGVEISENGKLIRNIRKGAFDSIRKHLESQGGTVSGGMQMVSEEIAKKGSTPILVSEGNQLLGIIELKDIVKGGLKERFATLRRMGIRTVMITGDNPLTAAAIAAEAGVDDFIAEATPEAKLKRIRDEQANGYLVAMIGDGTNDAPALAQSDVGVAMNTGTQTAREAGNMIDLDSNPSKLIEIVEIGKQLLMTRGALTTFSIANDIAKYFAILPALFLPLAPLNIMQLSSPDHAILSAVIFNALVIPLLIPLSLRGVKYIPKSPDAALLRNFVIYGGGGMIFPFFGIKLIDLILSGGYL, encoded by the coding sequence ATGAATACTCAAAATCTAATATCGAAAGAACTGCTTCGTATTTCTTTCTGGAATGCTTTACAAAAGTTTTCTCCGAAAAATGCATTTTCAAATCCAGTGATGGCTACTGTTTGGATAGGAACTTTGATACTTTTTGTTCAAATTCTTTACTATGCATTTCTTGGGACTTCGCTTCAGAGGGAACTGCCTATATTTTTTTGGTTAGTTCTCACTTTGTTTTTTGCAAATTTTGCAGAGAGTGTGGCCGAAGGGCGGGGTAAGGCCAGGGCTGATAGTTTACGAAAAACTAGATCGTCCACCATATCCAAAAAAGTGGAATCGATAGGAAGTCAAAGTTATATAGAAGTTCCTTCAACGGATTTGAAAATCAATGACATTGTTCTTGTGAATGCAGGAGATTCGATACCTGGCGATGGGGAAGTTGTTTTAGGAATTGCTAGTGTAGATGAATCGGCAGTGACGGGAGAGTCGGCCCCTGTCATTAGGGAAAGTGGAGGAGACAGGTCAGCGGTCACAGGAGGGACGAAAGTCATTTCTGATCATTTATACATTCGAATCACTTCTAAACCCGGAGAAAGTTTTATTGATAAAATGATTGCTATGATTGAAGGAGCAACAAGACAAAAAACTCCGAATGAAATTGCTTTAGGGATCGTACTTTTTGCACTCACGATTCTTTTCTTTTTAGGTGTTTTGTCACTTGTTCCGATTTCAAGTTTTGTTGGAAAACAACTCGGTGAAAATTGGGATTTTTCTTTTTCGATTTGGTTGGCACTATTTGTTTGTTTGATTCCTACAACCATTGCCGCACTTTTGAGTGCGATTGGGATTTCAGGAATGGAGAGACTCATTCGCTGTAATGTCATTGCCAAAAGTGGAAAGGCAGTAGAGGCCGCAGGTGACATTCATGTTTTGTTACTGGATAAAACGGGGACAATCACTCTCGGAAACAGAGAGGCCCATCGTTTTTATCCTTCTCAAGGTATTACCGAAGAACAGCTCGCAGATGCTGCGCAACTTTCTTCATTATCGGATGAAACTCCCGAAGGAAGATCCATCGTTGTTCTCGCCAAACAGAAGTATGCGATTAGAGAAAGAAACTTAAAATCCTTAGATGTAAATTGGATTCCTTTTTCCGCTTCCACTCGAATGAGTGGTGTTGAAATTTCGGAAAATGGAAAACTGATTCGTAATATAAGAAAGGGCGCTTTTGATTCCATTCGAAAACATTTAGAATCCCAAGGAGGAACTGTCTCTGGGGGGATGCAAATGGTATCAGAGGAAATTGCAAAAAAGGGAAGTACTCCGATTTTGGTTTCCGAAGGAAATCAGCTACTCGGGATCATCGAACTAAAGGATATTGTTAAGGGAGGACTGAAAGAACGTTTTGCGACGTTGCGTAGGATGGGAATTCGAACTGTAATGATTACGGGGGACAACCCACTGACAGCTGCTGCGATTGCGGCGGAAGCTGGTGTTGATGATTTTATTGCCGAAGCCACACCAGAAGCAAAGTTAAAACGAATTCGGGATGAGCAAGCTAACGGGTATTTGGTGGCTATGATTGGAGATGGAACCAACGATGCACCGGCTCTGGCTCAGTCCGATGTGGGAGTTGCCATGAATACGGGAACTCAAACAGCAAGAGAAGCAGGCAACATGATTGATTTAGATAGTAACCCAAGTAAACTGATTGAAATTGTCGAAATTGGAAAACAGCTTCTTATGACAAGGGGGGCACTCACTACTTTTAGTATTGCCAATGATATTGCAAAATACTTTGCCATCTTACCTGCGTTATTTTTACCATTAGCACCGTTAAACATTATGCAATTGTCAAGTCCAGATCATGCCATTTTGTCGGCTGTGATCTTCAATGCTCTTGTGATTCCACTACTCATACCACTTTCCTTACGTGGTGTGAAGTATATACCTAAATCACCAGATGCGGCTTTACTTCGCAATTTTGTCATTTATGGAGGGGGAGGGATGATCTTTCCTTTTTTTGGAATCAAACTCATTGATTTAATTTTATCTGGAGGTTATTTATGA
- the kdpA gene encoding potassium-transporting ATPase subunit KdpA, which yields MNELLYFPFFVGLLVLLSPFVGYYMAIVLNAKRLPVESIFQRFLFSGDPPSQTPKQYLKSMIVFHTLGGGILFLILRYQNLLPLNPFALLGMNWDLALNTTISFITNTNWQAYSGESQLSNFSQMVGLVPQNFLSAGVGISVLAFVSRSIVSSKETKFGNFWQDLFRSTFYILLPLSFIIGILLVSQGVIQSFQDPLKVVGLDGQNQTIPLGPVASQIAIKQIGTNGGGFFGVNSAHPFENPTPLSNFIQMFSILFLPASCVFLYGKITNSFRHAWVVFFVMLAFFILGFVGIFYSEWNHPGFWEGKEFRFTLTESTLWMSSTTAASNGSVNSMHDSYSPLAGGIAIFQMMLGEIIFGGVGTGMYGMVLFLILTVFLSGLMTGRTPEYFGKKIGSYEIKWTLFGILAPTACILIGTMITIFLESGYSAKGPHALSQILYTYSSAAGNNGSAFAGFGADNLWGNLSIGFSMLIGRFSVIYAVVVVTGSLGGKVTTLSSEGNFRLDTVLFGVLTFSVILIVCGLSFFPVLALGPILEHLLVEKGIFF from the coding sequence ATGAATGAGTTACTTTATTTCCCTTTCTTTGTTGGGTTACTGGTTCTTCTCTCTCCCTTTGTCGGATACTACATGGCGATTGTTTTAAACGCCAAACGTTTACCAGTCGAATCTATTTTTCAGCGGTTTCTCTTTTCTGGTGATCCTCCCTCGCAAACGCCGAAACAATATTTAAAAAGTATGATTGTCTTCCATACCTTGGGAGGAGGGATTTTGTTTTTAATCTTAAGGTATCAGAATTTACTGCCCTTGAATCCATTCGCACTTCTTGGTATGAACTGGGATCTTGCCCTGAATACAACCATCTCCTTTATTACAAATACCAATTGGCAGGCTTATTCTGGAGAAAGCCAACTAAGCAATTTTTCTCAAATGGTGGGACTCGTTCCGCAAAACTTCCTCAGTGCCGGTGTTGGGATTTCTGTCCTAGCGTTTGTCAGTCGGTCTATTGTTTCTTCTAAGGAAACTAAGTTTGGGAACTTTTGGCAGGACCTATTTCGTTCTACCTTTTACATCCTACTTCCTCTGTCTTTTATCATCGGGATTTTACTTGTGAGCCAAGGGGTCATACAATCCTTTCAAGATCCGTTAAAAGTAGTTGGGTTAGATGGGCAAAACCAAACCATTCCCTTGGGGCCCGTGGCTTCGCAAATTGCTATCAAACAAATTGGAACCAATGGGGGGGGATTTTTTGGTGTGAATAGCGCACATCCATTTGAAAATCCAACACCTCTATCGAACTTCATTCAAATGTTTTCGATTCTCTTTTTGCCAGCTTCCTGTGTATTTTTATATGGAAAAATCACAAACTCATTTCGACATGCTTGGGTTGTGTTCTTTGTGATGTTGGCTTTTTTTATCTTAGGTTTTGTCGGTATTTTTTATTCGGAATGGAACCATCCTGGGTTTTGGGAAGGTAAAGAGTTTAGGTTTACTCTGACAGAATCCACTCTTTGGATGTCCTCCACAACGGCCGCTTCCAACGGATCTGTCAATTCCATGCATGATAGTTATTCACCACTGGCTGGAGGGATTGCCATTTTCCAAATGATGTTAGGTGAGATCATCTTTGGAGGTGTGGGAACAGGAATGTATGGAATGGTTTTATTTCTGATCCTTACTGTATTTTTGTCAGGACTCATGACTGGTCGAACCCCTGAATACTTTGGCAAAAAGATTGGTAGTTATGAAATCAAATGGACTTTGTTTGGAATCCTTGCACCTACTGCTTGTATTTTGATCGGAACCATGATCACCATCTTTTTGGAATCCGGTTATTCGGCAAAAGGTCCACATGCTTTATCCCAAATCCTTTACACATATAGTTCTGCTGCAGGAAATAATGGTTCTGCCTTTGCTGGGTTTGGTGCTGACAATTTATGGGGAAATTTATCTATCGGATTCTCTATGTTAATCGGTAGGTTTAGTGTGATTTATGCTGTGGTTGTGGTTACAGGTAGTTTGGGAGGAAAGGTCACCACTTTATCTTCGGAAGGAAACTTTAGGTTAGATACTGTGTTATTCGGCGTTTTGACATTTAGTGTCATACTCATTGTCTGTGGACTTTCTTTTTTCCCGGTTTTGGCTCTCGGACCAATACTAGAACATCTATTAGTCGAAAAAGGTATATTTTTTTAA
- a CDS encoding LIC10775 family protein has protein sequence MIGEKYSLLFFNFSFKLGVLTFFLMVPYFSLGSEPNSKIIVDPLLQKPWIPDAEEEESRSFHRFLSEKRNKQSTVKKKDSHGRNFLVTPAGKMRFLIDDEYIKEFPIITEADIAAKELEALYEVRKEKDVVFLGKGIHLCYRLQREKEPGFFPNWLVRSNEITNRAANEWSDQTIPLDLVSDPYGCYVTSEKPKDQLVLESESFRYRIRFSSELRYEGLFGNRLGVYGENRDSIYRMVRFVQFLSNYLPEGQTEWDEAFTLQVSGKKKKKLPKIILSIGSSFDKTRPLRDTKNYFRFWDSMRSLTPALIRKLGFKRTETKSEYLSEWTEVDEIGNSVAMEMKEYYLYKAPRGYFLSLSYPKREKETAENYWQTIRSSFEVKE, from the coding sequence ATGATAGGGGAGAAATACTCTCTTCTATTTTTTAACTTTAGTTTTAAGTTAGGGGTTCTAACTTTTTTTCTTATGGTTCCTTATTTCTCTCTTGGTTCGGAACCAAACTCTAAGATCATTGTTGATCCTCTTTTACAGAAACCTTGGATCCCTGATGCGGAAGAGGAAGAAAGCCGTAGTTTTCACCGTTTTTTATCTGAAAAAAGAAACAAACAATCCACAGTCAAAAAAAAAGATTCTCATGGTCGCAACTTTCTAGTCACACCCGCAGGCAAAATGCGGTTTCTGATTGATGATGAATATATAAAAGAATTTCCAATCATCACAGAAGCAGACATTGCAGCAAAGGAACTAGAAGCCCTCTATGAGGTTCGTAAAGAAAAGGATGTAGTGTTTCTTGGAAAAGGAATCCATCTCTGTTACAGGTTACAAAGGGAAAAGGAACCAGGTTTTTTTCCTAATTGGCTTGTGCGTTCTAATGAAATCACAAATCGTGCGGCCAATGAGTGGTCAGACCAAACCATTCCTTTGGATTTGGTAAGTGACCCTTATGGATGTTATGTGACCTCTGAAAAACCCAAAGACCAATTGGTTTTAGAATCGGAATCGTTTCGGTATCGAATTCGATTTTCTTCAGAACTTCGTTATGAGGGTCTTTTTGGAAATCGCCTTGGAGTTTATGGTGAAAACAGAGATTCTATTTATCGAATGGTACGATTTGTACAATTTCTTTCCAATTATTTACCGGAAGGACAAACCGAATGGGATGAAGCTTTTACTCTCCAGGTATCAGGGAAAAAGAAAAAAAAACTTCCTAAAATCATTTTGTCTATTGGGTCTAGTTTTGATAAAACAAGGCCCCTTCGAGATACAAAAAACTACTTTCGTTTTTGGGATTCCATGCGTTCTCTTACTCCTGCCCTCATTCGCAAATTAGGGTTTAAAAGAACCGAAACCAAATCGGAATACTTGAGTGAATGGACGGAGGTAGATGAAATTGGAAATTCTGTTGCAATGGAAATGAAAGAATATTATCTTTATAAAGCGCCTAGAGGTTATTTTCTTTCCTTATCTTATCCTAAAAGAGAAAAGGAAACGGCAGAGAACTATTGGCAAACCATTCGAAGTTCATTTGAGGTAAAGGAGTAA
- a CDS encoding 16S rRNA (uracil(1498)-N(3))-methyltransferase: MLEPGLILFRTGFSVKPNILLSPEELAHLRALRLSKEETTIQIRDGVGGLYDYQFSPHSKELKFLKETHLARKTEKKTVAIALPKGNRFDFFLQKVTEIGLDSVVFLVFRHSIRKEFNLERAEKIVKEAASQSKQTELLNLSIEPAGEWMNSHKESLVVFHPHGTQRFVTNLLTGKIPVIGPEGGFHADEEKWMEANGIPKLTLPGGVLRTETAGIVAASFLVYGT, encoded by the coding sequence TTGTTAGAACCTGGTCTTATTCTTTTTCGCACCGGGTTTTCTGTAAAACCTAACATTTTACTTTCTCCTGAAGAGCTCGCGCATTTGCGAGCTTTGCGGTTGAGTAAAGAAGAAACTACCATCCAAATTCGCGATGGAGTCGGTGGCCTTTATGACTATCAGTTTTCACCTCATTCCAAAGAATTAAAATTTTTAAAAGAAACTCATCTCGCCAGGAAAACAGAAAAGAAAACGGTTGCGATCGCCCTTCCGAAAGGAAACCGATTTGATTTCTTTTTACAAAAGGTAACGGAGATTGGCCTTGATTCGGTTGTTTTTCTTGTTTTTCGACATTCCATTCGTAAGGAATTCAATTTAGAGAGAGCAGAAAAGATTGTTAAGGAAGCAGCCTCTCAGTCCAAACAAACGGAACTCCTTAATCTTTCTATTGAACCTGCAGGGGAATGGATGAATTCACATAAAGAAAGTTTGGTGGTCTTTCATCCGCACGGAACCCAAAGGTTTGTTACGAATCTACTTACGGGAAAAATTCCCGTCATTGGACCTGAGGGTGGATTTCATGCGGATGAGGAAAAGTGGATGGAAGCCAATGGTATTCCTAAGCTTACCCTACCTGGTGGGGTACTCCGGACGGAAACGGCAGGCATTGTAGCCGCCAGTTTCCTTGTCTATGGAACGTAA
- a CDS encoding outer membrane lipoprotein-sorting protein: MRKHWLLIFLIGIASLEAQAPPDASLSAQELLARLDREMDFGKGLVKGTYVLIRRNGTSETWKINRFFNGEDALLLFDRKGRGLESKLLTKDEGENVFFFNVLSAKLFRKTDDEKYEALMGTGFFYVDLSGYSYQANYNPLVNGDLEIGGEVYYRISLKPILPYFYKKLVLLVGKKDLKPYRVDFHDRDGILFKTLNLKYGPVKVKETSGKVEEIQKASRLEMLDLNTGSITVWEIQEVDKSVNPDNSLFAVDNLSR, from the coding sequence ATGCGAAAACATTGGTTACTTATATTTTTGATTGGAATTGCTTCGTTAGAGGCACAAGCGCCACCTGATGCCAGTTTATCGGCACAGGAACTTTTGGCAAGGCTTGACCGAGAGATGGATTTTGGGAAAGGCCTTGTCAAAGGGACTTACGTCCTGATTCGTAGGAATGGAACGTCGGAAACTTGGAAGATCAATCGGTTTTTTAATGGAGAAGATGCACTCCTCCTATTTGATCGAAAGGGGCGGGGCCTTGAATCCAAACTCTTAACTAAGGATGAAGGGGAGAATGTTTTTTTCTTCAATGTCTTAAGTGCCAAACTTTTTCGTAAAACAGATGATGAAAAATATGAGGCCCTTATGGGGACTGGTTTTTTTTATGTAGATCTTTCTGGTTATTCGTATCAGGCCAATTACAACCCTCTTGTGAATGGGGATTTGGAAATTGGTGGAGAAGTATATTACCGAATTTCTTTAAAACCGATTTTACCTTATTTTTATAAAAAGTTAGTTCTCCTTGTGGGTAAAAAAGATCTAAAACCATACCGCGTTGACTTTCATGACCGCGATGGAATTTTATTTAAAACTTTGAACTTAAAATACGGACCAGTGAAGGTAAAAGAAACTTCTGGAAAAGTAGAAGAAATTCAAAAAGCATCTCGTTTGGAAATGTTGGATTTGAATACAGGTAGTATCACTGTTTGGGAAATCCAAGAAGTGGACAAATCTGTAAATCCAGATAATTCATTATTTGCCGTCGACAACCTTAGCCGATAA
- the guaB gene encoding IMP dehydrogenase: MSNQPQPGSELLDGVSGQELFSVNMGLTYRDFLVLPGYIDFNPSDVELETKLSKNISLKRPLMSSPMDTVTESEMAIAQALMGGIGIIHYNNSIDEQVDLVRKVKRYENGFIKDPILLSPEHTLADLDAVKEKYGFSGIPVTEDGTASTKLVGIVTNRDVDFERDRGIKLGKVMTTELITASVGISLQEANNILRTSKKGKLPIVDKQGKLVALICRSDLKKNKEFPQSSKDDQKRLRVGAALSTLPESRDRMAALAGVGVDAIIIDSAQGNSSYQMEMIHWIKSNFPNIDVIGGNVVTKAQAANLIAAGADGLRIGMGPGSICITQDTMAVGRAQATAVFKTAEYAQSHGVPVIADGGISNIGDIANALAIGASMCMMGSMFAGTKEAPGEYFYENGIRLKKYRGMASLEAMSKGGDKRYFSESQKIKVAQGVSGYVVDKGSVLNLIPYLVQGLRQSFQDMGFRNIPDLHKALREGKLRFERRTESAQAQGSVHGLYSYTKPSMRAE, from the coding sequence ATGTCAAATCAACCCCAACCTGGATCTGAGCTTCTCGACGGAGTCAGCGGACAAGAGCTCTTCTCGGTCAACATGGGACTCACGTATCGGGACTTTTTGGTACTCCCCGGTTATATAGACTTCAATCCCAGCGATGTGGAACTCGAAACCAAACTTTCCAAAAATATTTCACTGAAAAGACCACTCATGAGTTCCCCTATGGACACAGTCACTGAGTCGGAAATGGCGATTGCACAAGCGCTAATGGGTGGAATTGGAATCATCCATTATAACAATAGCATCGATGAACAAGTGGATCTTGTTCGAAAAGTAAAACGATATGAAAATGGATTTATCAAAGATCCAATTTTACTCTCACCTGAACATACACTGGCTGATTTAGATGCAGTCAAAGAAAAGTATGGATTCAGTGGAATCCCAGTCACAGAAGATGGAACCGCTAGTACAAAGTTAGTTGGTATTGTCACTAATCGAGATGTGGATTTTGAAAGAGATCGAGGCATCAAACTTGGGAAAGTGATGACAACAGAACTCATCACCGCAAGTGTTGGAATTAGTTTACAAGAGGCCAATAATATCCTTCGGACAAGTAAAAAAGGAAAACTCCCTATCGTCGACAAACAAGGGAAGTTGGTTGCTCTTATTTGTCGTAGTGACCTTAAAAAAAATAAAGAATTTCCTCAATCTTCCAAAGATGATCAAAAAAGACTAAGAGTAGGGGCGGCACTTTCCACCTTACCGGAGTCACGCGATCGGATGGCGGCTCTGGCTGGAGTGGGTGTGGATGCAATTATCATTGATTCCGCACAAGGAAACTCCAGTTACCAAATGGAAATGATTCATTGGATTAAATCTAATTTTCCAAATATTGATGTGATTGGTGGAAACGTTGTCACCAAAGCACAAGCGGCAAACCTAATTGCTGCCGGGGCTGATGGACTTCGGATTGGTATGGGACCCGGATCCATTTGTATCACTCAAGATACGATGGCTGTGGGTCGTGCCCAGGCCACTGCTGTATTCAAAACGGCTGAGTATGCGCAGAGCCACGGTGTACCTGTGATTGCTGACGGTGGAATTTCCAATATCGGCGACATTGCCAATGCGTTAGCGATTGGTGCCTCCATGTGTATGATGGGTTCTATGTTTGCAGGAACAAAAGAAGCACCGGGTGAGTATTTTTATGAAAATGGAATTCGTCTAAAGAAATACCGGGGAATGGCAAGTTTAGAAGCAATGAGTAAAGGTGGAGACAAAAGATACTTCTCTGAGTCTCAAAAGATCAAAGTCGCACAAGGTGTTTCTGGATACGTTGTGGACAAAGGATCCGTTCTTAACCTCATTCCTTACCTTGTTCAAGGACTCAGACAAAGTTTTCAAGATATGGGATTTCGAAATATCCCAGACCTTCACAAAGCTTTGCGAGAGGGCAAACTTCGTTTTGAAAGAAGAACAGAATCAGCACAAGCACAAGGAAGCGTACATGGATTGTATTCTTATACAAAACCTTCCATGAGAGCAGAATAA
- a CDS encoding DUF1577 domain-containing protein, with the protein MDTLERSKRSLDVFSDTEKKLHVLTKFLLNQELNLKDNIHSGESCFLKKVSQDGNKILVSVRPTMSLSVGQKITLYKILGRYLHLECTVEQEKAESQYVLHLDKIAIAKKDRESSRIPVPPGSAWITNVVSSKAKIETDMFHVPTAVKVNFQDYETKLKNTVDFIKISTFNSSDDNEIIRQIKKTKKGLLLEDAADRKCYEESPNEDFLVFADEIDLDIGKEINNRRNQKIKSELILPILYLTDEEESIPIGYIQMQSKTETFDLLKAMEMKTICFEMVDRIRHSNMIKSDGKFPVIDISEGGLKVIVDHPDLMQSLPKLSGFQFDIFFKMQSPLTAFGMIKTITKNEEGHLTVGLAIAGHSSRSGEKKRFLENVEFFRKQIQK; encoded by the coding sequence ATGGATACACTAGAAAGAAGTAAGCGATCATTGGATGTTTTTTCCGACACGGAAAAAAAACTCCATGTTTTGACGAAATTTTTATTAAACCAAGAATTGAATTTAAAGGACAATATTCATTCTGGAGAGAGTTGTTTTTTAAAAAAAGTTTCACAAGACGGGAACAAAATACTAGTCAGCGTACGTCCAACCATGTCTCTCTCTGTGGGTCAAAAAATCACTCTTTATAAAATCCTGGGAAGATACCTCCACTTAGAGTGCACCGTCGAACAAGAAAAGGCGGAGTCTCAATACGTTCTCCATTTAGACAAAATTGCCATTGCTAAAAAGGACAGGGAAAGTTCACGAATTCCTGTCCCTCCTGGTTCAGCCTGGATTACCAATGTAGTTTCCAGCAAAGCGAAAATCGAAACAGATATGTTCCATGTCCCTACAGCGGTAAAAGTAAACTTCCAGGACTATGAAACAAAACTAAAAAACACTGTGGATTTTATCAAAATTTCCACATTTAATTCGAGTGATGACAACGAAATCATCCGCCAAATCAAAAAAACGAAAAAAGGACTCCTTCTGGAAGACGCTGCAGATAGGAAGTGTTACGAAGAATCACCGAACGAAGATTTTTTAGTTTTTGCCGATGAAATTGATTTGGACATAGGCAAAGAAATCAATAACAGAAGAAACCAAAAGATTAAATCCGAACTCATCCTTCCCATCCTTTATTTAACCGATGAAGAAGAGTCCATCCCCATTGGTTACATCCAAATGCAAAGTAAAACAGAAACCTTTGATTTACTGAAAGCAATGGAGATGAAAACGATTTGTTTCGAAATGGTAGATAGAATCCGTCATTCCAATATGATCAAATCCGATGGAAAATTTCCAGTGATTGATATTTCCGAAGGTGGATTAAAAGTCATTGTGGATCATCCTGATCTCATGCAAAGTTTACCCAAACTTTCGGGATTTCAGTTTGATATATTTTTTAAAATGCAATCTCCCCTCACAGCCTTTGGAATGATCAAAACCATTACAAAAAATGAGGAAGGCCATTTGACAGTGGGACTTGCGATTGCTGGTCACTCTTCCAGGTCTGGTGAGAAAAAAAGATTTTTAGAAAACGTAGAGTTCTTTCGTAAACAAATTCAAAAATAG